A region of Rhodoferax potami DNA encodes the following proteins:
- a CDS encoding sensor domain-containing protein: MQPLPESSPFDPDASAAVDHPPPAGVGAGVFHIIFESSPEAIALTRVRDGAIVQVNREWESLTGYRREEVVGRTALALGHWLHPEQRTSIFGDLKPGGRVMDVDVSLVMKDGSPRVVRLNATMLMEAGEAYILIYLRDVTADLLAREALRSGELALANANTVMNRQVKLHELTESVAQVGHWVNYPGDKTVYLSPGLAQIAGLEQEAVVTMDMLWGRVFPEDLPALHQARHRMDGEVVEFRSSGPGGRTLWARSRMHRQVVDGRVLADFGVVQEFTQEREARDSLQKQFDFIHKITSRAPGMLFEFQRLPNGRFRFPFVSDAVRQFFGVTAEQAQLDSRRVMSRIHPQDVNQVINTTLHATETMQPWQCEFRAQVPGAPLRWLLGASVPEKLTDGSVLFTGAITDITSQKLALEKLQESEERFRSLSSLSSDWYWEQDAELRFTRIDGNGANTDRLAPQSSIGRTRWDSGGQGVTPSQWRAHIAALEARQTFQDFEMQRELSNGQLMWISISGAPVFDSQGRFCGYRGTGRDISSRKAAESEIERLAFFDALTGLPNRRMLLDRLGLALSSSHRNSQHGGLLFIDLDNFKVLNDTLGHHMGDLLLKQVAQRLQECVRSVDTVARLGGDEFVVMLEELHADAGIAATEAEAVAKKVLNTLNKQFALGNHNMHSSPSIGVAMFCGHAEGIEELLKRADLAMYQAKNAGRNTVRFFDPAMQLAASARAEMEVDLRKALQEEQLVLYYQPVVTANGAITGVEALVRWMHPVKGMVSPGEFIPLAEQTGLILPLGQWVLEAACAQLVAWSADPHTQRLSVAVNVSARQFRHPDFSTHILDLLRTTGANPYRLKLELTESLLLTDFEEAVLKMSELRSIGVSFSLDDFGTGYSSLAYLKRLPLDQLKIDQSFVRDVLTDPNDAAIARTILSLAKSMDLGVVAEGVETAGQRDFLLAAGCHAFQGYFFGRPVPVEQLQLRPL; the protein is encoded by the coding sequence GTGCAACCTCTTCCGGAATCTTCACCGTTTGATCCCGATGCTTCGGCTGCTGTCGACCATCCACCGCCAGCCGGTGTGGGGGCGGGTGTGTTTCACATCATCTTCGAGTCCAGTCCGGAGGCGATCGCGCTGACACGGGTCCGCGATGGTGCCATCGTCCAGGTAAACCGCGAATGGGAGTCCCTGACCGGGTATCGCCGCGAGGAGGTGGTGGGGCGCACCGCGCTGGCCTTGGGCCATTGGCTGCACCCTGAGCAGCGCACATCGATCTTTGGCGATCTGAAGCCCGGTGGTCGGGTGATGGACGTAGACGTGTCCCTGGTCATGAAGGACGGCTCCCCACGCGTAGTGCGCCTGAATGCGACCATGCTGATGGAAGCGGGTGAGGCGTACATCCTGATTTACCTGCGCGATGTCACCGCTGACTTGTTGGCCCGTGAGGCGCTGAGGTCAGGTGAGTTGGCCCTAGCCAATGCAAATACAGTAATGAATCGGCAGGTCAAGCTGCACGAGCTCACCGAGTCGGTGGCGCAAGTGGGCCATTGGGTGAACTACCCCGGAGACAAGACCGTCTACCTCTCCCCCGGTCTGGCCCAGATTGCGGGCTTGGAGCAAGAGGCGGTTGTCACGATGGACATGTTGTGGGGGCGAGTGTTTCCGGAGGATCTGCCCGCGTTGCACCAAGCGCGCCATCGGATGGACGGCGAAGTGGTGGAGTTCCGATCTTCCGGCCCCGGAGGACGGACGCTGTGGGCGCGTTCGCGCATGCACCGCCAAGTGGTGGACGGACGGGTGCTAGCTGACTTCGGGGTGGTTCAAGAGTTCACGCAGGAGCGCGAAGCGCGCGACAGCCTCCAGAAACAATTCGATTTCATTCACAAAATCACCAGTCGCGCGCCCGGCATGTTGTTTGAGTTCCAGCGTTTGCCGAATGGGCGGTTCAGATTTCCATTCGTTAGCGATGCGGTTCGACAATTCTTCGGCGTCACAGCCGAGCAGGCCCAACTAGATTCCCGGCGCGTGATGTCGCGCATCCACCCACAGGATGTCAATCAGGTCATCAACACCACTCTGCACGCGACAGAGACCATGCAGCCTTGGCAATGTGAGTTCAGGGCGCAGGTGCCCGGCGCGCCGCTGCGCTGGTTGTTGGGGGCTTCCGTTCCAGAAAAGCTCACCGACGGCTCTGTGCTGTTCACTGGCGCCATCACTGACATCACCTCGCAAAAGCTTGCTCTTGAAAAGCTTCAAGAAAGCGAAGAGCGTTTTCGCAGTCTCTCCAGCCTGTCTTCAGACTGGTACTGGGAGCAGGACGCCGAGTTGCGCTTCACCCGCATCGATGGCAATGGTGCCAACACGGACCGTTTGGCGCCGCAGTCGTCTATCGGTCGCACCCGCTGGGACTCAGGCGGGCAAGGGGTTACTCCATCGCAGTGGCGAGCTCACATCGCAGCTTTGGAGGCCCGCCAAACCTTTCAAGATTTCGAGATGCAACGGGAGCTGTCAAACGGGCAGCTGATGTGGATATCGATCAGCGGAGCCCCTGTTTTTGACAGCCAGGGCCGGTTTTGCGGCTATCGCGGCACAGGGCGGGATATTTCATCGCGAAAAGCGGCAGAGTCTGAAATCGAGCGCCTCGCTTTTTTTGATGCGCTCACAGGCTTGCCGAACCGGCGGATGCTCTTGGACCGGCTCGGGCTGGCCTTGTCGTCGAGCCACCGCAACAGCCAGCACGGTGGCCTGCTGTTTATTGACCTGGACAACTTCAAGGTACTCAACGACACCCTCGGCCACCACATGGGCGATTTGTTGCTCAAGCAAGTGGCCCAGCGTTTGCAGGAGTGTGTGCGCAGTGTCGATACCGTGGCCCGTCTCGGTGGCGACGAGTTCGTGGTCATGTTGGAAGAATTGCACGCCGATGCCGGGATCGCGGCCACTGAGGCAGAAGCCGTCGCCAAGAAAGTGCTGAACACCCTGAACAAGCAGTTTGCGCTGGGCAACCACAACATGCACAGCTCACCCAGCATCGGGGTTGCCATGTTTTGCGGGCACGCAGAAGGGATTGAGGAGCTGCTCAAGCGGGCGGATCTCGCCATGTATCAAGCCAAAAATGCGGGCCGTAACACCGTACGCTTTTTTGATCCGGCCATGCAGCTGGCAGCCTCTGCCCGTGCAGAGATGGAAGTCGACCTGCGCAAGGCCCTGCAGGAAGAGCAGTTGGTGTTGTACTACCAACCGGTGGTGACCGCCAATGGGGCGATAACCGGCGTAGAAGCCTTGGTGCGGTGGATGCACCCCGTCAAAGGCATGGTGTCGCCGGGTGAATTTATTCCACTGGCAGAGCAGACAGGGCTCATACTGCCCCTGGGGCAATGGGTGCTGGAGGCAGCCTGTGCCCAGCTGGTGGCGTGGAGTGCGGATCCGCACACGCAGCGTTTGAGCGTGGCGGTGAACGTGAGCGCCAGGCAGTTCCGGCATCCCGATTTCTCGACCCATATTCTTGATTTGTTGCGGACCACCGGGGCGAATCCCTACCGCCTGAAGCTGGAACTCACTGAAAGCCTGCTCTTGACTGATTTTGAAGAAGCGGTTTTGAAGATGAGCGAACTCCGGTCGATCGGGGTGAGCTTTTCACTCGATGACTTTGGCACGGGCTATTCGTCCCTGGCGTACTTGAAACGGCTCCCTTTGGATCAGCTCAAAATCGATCAGTCGTTCGTACGCGACGTGTTGACCGATCCGAACGATGCCGCGATCGCGCGCACGATTTTGAGCCTTGCCAAAAGCATGGACCTCGGGGTGGTGGCGGAGGGCGTCGAAACAGCGGGGCAGCGCGACTTTTTGCTCGCGGCCGGGTGCCACGCTTTTCAGGGTTACTTTTTCGGCCGGCCAGTGCCTGTCGAGCAACTGCAACTAAGGCCCTTGTAA
- the mutS gene encoding DNA mismatch repair protein MutS: MMQQYLGLKADHPDTLLFYRMGDFYEMFYDDAEKAARILDITVTTRGQSAGQPVVMAGVPFHSMEGYLAKLIRHGESVAICEQTGEVGATKGPVERKVVRVVTPGTLTDAELLSEKTESMLMAVHQGPRNRCGLAWLSVTQGVVFLAECTPDEVPDWVSRIAPSELAYSAGCTTTFEDRIKRLRHGTAVYLTARPEWQFDSALGQRKLLDALQAASLSSWNAQELALAHAAAGALIGYAEHTQGRTLTHIHSVQVQRDDALIDLPATTRRNLELVQTLRGEDSPTLFSLLDTCMTGMGSRLLKRWLLEPLRDRTEAQHRLLAIGTLRSNLWQTLRGQLKGCADVERITARIALRQVRPRELVALVQTLQKTELLAQNLRGLEGYLAHICSHLQPPADAIALLGHAIAPEPAALVRDGGVMADGFDAELDELRAIQTNCDAFLLDLEVREKARTGIANLRVQFNKVHGFYIEVTTGQVDKVPEDYRRRQTLKNAERFITPELKAFEDKALSAQERALAREKWLFEQVLDQLQAHIPALTAVAQSLAALDTLCALTERSLTLDWNAPQFVTEPCIDITQGRHPVVQARLAELSSGNFIANDTRLGLKQRMQIITGPNMGGKSTYMRQVALIVLLASIGSYVPAQTCRLGPIDAIHTRIGAADDLANAQSTFMLEMTEAAQILHSATPHSLVLMDEIGRGTSTFDGLALASAIATQLHDKTQAFTLFATHYFELTEFPATHHAALNVHVSAAEAGRDIVFLHAIEPGPASKSYGVQVARLAGMPAAVLNHARHTLDALEAQASESQAQVDLFAAPPATEIVAASAVETALAAINPDAMSPREAMDALYQLKALAGKA; this comes from the coding sequence ATGATGCAGCAGTATCTGGGGCTCAAAGCCGACCATCCCGACACCCTGCTCTTCTACCGCATGGGTGACTTTTATGAGATGTTTTATGACGACGCCGAAAAGGCGGCCCGGATTCTGGACATCACCGTCACCACCCGAGGCCAGTCTGCCGGGCAACCGGTGGTCATGGCAGGCGTGCCTTTTCACTCGATGGAAGGGTACCTGGCCAAACTGATCCGCCACGGCGAGTCGGTAGCCATTTGTGAGCAGACCGGCGAAGTGGGGGCCACCAAAGGCCCGGTGGAGCGCAAAGTCGTGCGCGTGGTAACGCCCGGCACGCTCACCGACGCCGAGCTGCTGTCCGAGAAAACCGAGTCCATGCTGATGGCTGTGCACCAGGGCCCGCGCAACCGCTGCGGCCTGGCGTGGTTGTCTGTGACCCAGGGCGTGGTGTTTCTGGCCGAATGCACGCCTGACGAAGTACCCGACTGGGTGAGCCGCATCGCCCCCAGTGAGCTAGCCTACAGCGCAGGTTGCACCACCACCTTTGAAGACCGCATCAAGCGCCTGCGCCACGGCACAGCTGTCTACCTGACCGCCCGCCCCGAATGGCAGTTCGACAGCGCTCTGGGCCAGCGCAAACTGCTGGACGCGCTGCAAGCCGCGAGCCTGAGCAGTTGGAACGCGCAAGAGCTGGCCTTGGCCCACGCCGCAGCGGGCGCCCTGATCGGCTATGCCGAACACACCCAGGGCCGCACGCTCACCCACATCCACAGCGTGCAAGTGCAGCGCGACGACGCGCTCATCGACCTGCCCGCCACCACCCGCCGCAACCTCGAGCTGGTGCAGACCCTGCGTGGCGAAGACAGCCCTACCCTCTTCAGCCTGCTGGACACCTGCATGACCGGCATGGGAAGCCGCCTGCTCAAACGCTGGCTGCTGGAGCCCCTGCGCGACCGCACCGAGGCGCAACACCGCCTGCTGGCTATAGGCACCTTACGTTCCAATTTGTGGCAAACCCTGCGCGGCCAGCTCAAGGGCTGCGCCGACGTAGAACGCATCACGGCCCGCATCGCGCTGCGCCAAGTGCGCCCACGCGAGCTGGTGGCGCTGGTGCAAACGCTACAAAAAACAGAGCTACTCGCGCAGAATCTACGAGGGCTAGAGGGCTATTTGGCTCATATTTGCAGCCATCTTCAGCCACCAGCCGATGCCATTGCCCTGCTAGGGCACGCCATTGCTCCCGAGCCCGCTGCTCTGGTGCGCGACGGTGGCGTGATGGCTGACGGCTTCGACGCCGAGCTGGACGAGCTGCGCGCCATCCAGACCAACTGCGATGCCTTTTTGCTGGACCTCGAAGTCCGCGAAAAAGCCCGCACTGGCATTGCCAACCTGCGGGTGCAGTTCAACAAGGTGCACGGCTTTTACATCGAAGTCACCACCGGCCAAGTGGACAAAGTGCCCGAGGACTACCGCCGCCGCCAGACCCTGAAGAATGCCGAGCGCTTCATCACCCCCGAGCTCAAGGCCTTTGAAGACAAGGCCCTGAGCGCCCAAGAGCGCGCCCTGGCCCGCGAGAAATGGCTGTTTGAGCAGGTGCTGGACCAGTTGCAGGCGCACATCCCTGCGCTCACTGCCGTGGCCCAATCCCTCGCCGCGCTGGACACTCTGTGCGCGCTGACCGAGCGATCCCTCACGCTGGACTGGAACGCCCCGCAGTTTGTGACCGAGCCCTGCATCGACATCACTCAAGGCCGCCACCCCGTGGTGCAGGCACGGCTGGCTGAACTCAGTAGTGGAAATTTCATCGCCAATGACACGCGCCTCGGCCTGAAGCAGCGCATGCAGATCATCACCGGGCCCAACATGGGCGGTAAATCGACCTATATGCGCCAGGTCGCCCTCATCGTGCTCTTGGCCAGCATCGGCAGCTACGTGCCCGCGCAGACTTGCCGGCTGGGACCGATCGACGCCATCCACACTCGCATTGGCGCGGCAGACGACTTGGCCAACGCCCAATCCACCTTCATGCTCGAGATGACCGAGGCCGCGCAGATCCTGCACAGCGCCACGCCGCACAGCCTGGTGCTGATGGACGAAATCGGCCGGGGTACCAGCACCTTTGACGGCCTGGCACTGGCAAGCGCGATTGCCACCCAGCTGCACGACAAAACCCAGGCCTTCACCCTATTTGCCACCCACTACTTCGAGTTGACTGAGTTCCCCGCTACCCACCATGCGGCGCTGAACGTGCACGTGAGCGCCGCCGAAGCGGGCCGCGACATCGTGTTCCTGCACGCCATCGAACCCGGTCCGGCGAGCAAGAGCTACGGCGTGCAAGTGGCGCGCCTAGCCGGCATGCCGGCAGCAGTGCTCAACCACGCCCGCCACACCCTGGACGCACTGGAAGCCCAGGCCAGCGAGTCGCAAGCCCAGGTGGACCTGTTCGCCGCGCCACCCGCTACAGAAATAGTAGCTGCCAGCGCTGTAGAGACGGCGCTTGCAGCCATCAACCCTGATGCGATGAGCCCCAGAGAAGCGATGGACGCGCTGTATCAGCTGAAAGCTTTGGCAGGTAAGGCGTAA
- a CDS encoding alpha/beta hydrolase → MSTIVFSHANSFPAATYKVLFKSLRARGYSVKAVDKYGHDPRYPVSNNWPNVVQQLVDFATPIVEKAGEPVWLVGHSLGGFLSVMAAARQPGLAKGVVLIDSPLVGGWRSRMVGLAKTTQLVGSISPGAVSRKRRNSWPDADAALAHFQHKKAFARWDPQVLMDYVHDFPEDSEGKRVLAFDRDVETAFYNTLPDNLDRLLARHPLKCPVAFIGGDQSAEMKQVGMDLTNKITKGRNMMLDGTHLFPMEKPLATAAALEAALRNLGG, encoded by the coding sequence ATGTCGACCATCGTTTTCTCTCACGCCAACAGCTTTCCCGCCGCCACCTACAAAGTGCTTTTCAAAAGCCTGCGTGCCCGGGGCTACAGCGTCAAAGCCGTTGACAAATACGGCCATGATCCACGCTACCCGGTCAGCAACAACTGGCCGAACGTCGTACAACAGCTGGTGGACTTTGCAACCCCCATCGTCGAAAAAGCCGGCGAGCCTGTCTGGCTCGTGGGCCACTCGCTGGGGGGCTTCTTGAGTGTGATGGCGGCGGCGCGCCAGCCCGGTCTGGCCAAAGGTGTGGTGTTGATCGACTCCCCCTTGGTGGGCGGCTGGCGCTCGCGCATGGTGGGCTTGGCCAAAACCACCCAACTCGTGGGGTCGATATCGCCGGGCGCGGTGAGCCGCAAACGGCGCAACAGCTGGCCTGACGCCGATGCGGCCCTTGCGCATTTCCAGCACAAAAAGGCTTTTGCCCGCTGGGACCCGCAAGTCTTGATGGATTACGTACACGATTTCCCTGAAGACAGCGAAGGCAAACGCGTGCTAGCCTTCGACCGTGATGTAGAAACCGCTTTCTACAACACCTTGCCCGACAACCTAGATCGCTTGTTGGCCCGTCATCCGCTGAAATGCCCTGTGGCTTTCATCGGGGGAGACCAGTCCGCAGAGATGAAGCAAGTCGGCATGGATCTGACCAACAAAATCACCAAGGGACGGAACATGATGCTCGATGGCACCCATCTTTTCCCCATGGAAAAGCCTCTCGCGACAGCGGCGGCGCTGGAAGCCGCCCTGCGCAACCTCGGGGGCTGA
- a CDS encoding proteasome-type protease, which yields MTYCVAIKLNAGLVFLSDSRTNAGLDQISTFRKMIVYEKPNDRFMVLLSAGNLSISQSVREILQIEKLKDHEDDEGITIWNAKSMFDAARVLGSAIRKVQERDGAALKNAGVDFNVSLIFGGQIQGEGMRLFQVYSAGNFIEATPETPYFQVGESKYGKPVLDRVITPDTPLDEAAKCALVSMDSTLKSNLSVGLPLDMVVYEANTFATDKVVCIDENNPYFKMLHNSWGQKLREVFDSIEDPMWNGGQTDVPLLIPSTRSLPLKKITTPDEKLI from the coding sequence ATGACCTACTGCGTCGCCATCAAACTCAACGCCGGCCTGGTGTTTCTCTCCGACTCCCGCACCAACGCCGGGCTCGACCAGATCAGCACCTTCCGCAAGATGATCGTGTACGAGAAGCCCAACGACCGCTTCATGGTCCTGCTCTCGGCCGGCAACCTGAGCATCTCCCAATCAGTCCGCGAGATCTTGCAGATCGAAAAGCTCAAGGACCACGAGGACGACGAAGGCATCACCATCTGGAACGCCAAAAGCATGTTCGATGCAGCACGCGTACTAGGCTCGGCCATCCGCAAGGTACAAGAGCGTGACGGCGCTGCCCTCAAAAACGCGGGCGTGGATTTCAATGTATCGCTGATCTTCGGTGGTCAGATCCAGGGCGAAGGCATGCGCCTGTTCCAGGTCTACTCGGCCGGCAACTTCATCGAAGCCACCCCCGAGACGCCGTACTTCCAGGTGGGCGAATCCAAATACGGCAAGCCGGTGCTGGACCGGGTGATCACCCCCGACACCCCGCTGGACGAGGCCGCCAAATGCGCGCTGGTGTCCATGGACTCCACCCTCAAGTCCAACCTGTCGGTGGGCCTGCCGCTGGACATGGTGGTGTACGAGGCCAACACCTTTGCCACCGACAAAGTGGTGTGCATCGACGAGAACAACCCGTACTTCAAGATGCTGCACAACAGCTGGGGCCAGAAGCTGCGAGAAGTATTCGACAGCATTGAAGACCCGATGTGGAACGGCGGCCAGACCGATGTGCCGCTGTTGATACCCAGCACCCGCAGCCTGCCATTGAAGAAAATCACCACCCCTGACGAGAAATTGATTTAG
- a CDS encoding sensor domain-containing protein produces the protein MSENAASGDAVPLTELDGLRTANASLERVNRRQFDMLQALFLHSPAAISLQSVEDGRFVDVNIQWQRLTGYSWEQATSSTSLGLGFWPDIESRNRALAELEQDPSLSGVEINFINARGENMLLEWRGSVMQIAGESFLLAYLIDITAQRVAQEAVVEGEHALQEANDDLRGQVELYEETEKLAQAGHWIVPQGHSNPRWSRGLFQMARIPWTEKIGPDVWEAGLHKEDRANYLAAREAMDGRLAEFRWTCRDGDVRWWRSRMHRYHRQDGSYVDFGVVQDFTEEALAEQVLQQRLDVIQRLTSRLPEMVFQFEMFTRDSGRFVFVSDACSDIFGVTPEEARANPANVFRLVHSDDIIQTLKSMNAAASDGMTWAQEFRIRRKDGTVRSLFGKAIVFLEPTGRFNAYGSLTDVTEHKASLAVLQESEARFRALTELSSDWYWEQDTDHRFIRFDGALQAGKTKTGERNIGLTRWDAGAINMTDADWQAHRALLDARLPFYELELCDHDADGVVFWISVSGAPIFDSHGVFKGYRGIGRSITERKADEAKIERLAFYDVLTDLPNRRLLQDHLQYAVAACARGRLHGALLFIDLDNFKDLNDTRGHDVGDRLLTLVARRLQACVRESDTVARLGGDEFIVLLQDLDGTAAQAGLQAEAVGQKILLQLNAPYDLPGGPHHSTPSLGIVLIHGQRQSVDELLKQADLAMYEAKAAGRNTLRFFDPAMQLMVAQRAELESDLRLGLKRGELMLYYQPVVDANRAVVGAEALLRWLHPGRGLVSPLEFVPLAEQTGLIIPVGVWVLQTACAQLAQWASDPLTAHLTVAVNVSARQFRQDEFVSQVQGALQQTGADPKLLKLELTESLLLTDTQDAIMKMAALRSLGVRFALDDFGTGYSSLSYLKMLPLQQLKIDQSFVRDVLTDHNDAAIARTVLALGRSLGFDVVAEGVETEGQRQFLLDQGCTLFQGYLFGRPVPVAEFRFN, from the coding sequence ATGTCTGAAAACGCCGCCTCCGGTGATGCGGTTCCCCTGACCGAGCTGGACGGCTTGCGCACCGCCAATGCGTCGCTGGAGCGGGTGAACCGCCGCCAGTTCGATATGTTGCAGGCGCTTTTTTTGCACAGCCCGGCCGCCATTTCTTTGCAAAGTGTCGAAGATGGCCGTTTTGTGGATGTCAATATCCAATGGCAGCGGTTGACGGGCTACTCTTGGGAGCAAGCGACCTCAAGCACTTCTCTGGGCTTGGGGTTCTGGCCGGATATCGAGTCCAGAAACCGCGCGCTGGCGGAGCTGGAGCAAGACCCTTCCCTCTCGGGCGTGGAAATCAACTTCATTAACGCCCGCGGCGAAAACATGTTGCTGGAGTGGCGTGGCTCGGTCATGCAGATTGCGGGCGAGTCGTTTTTGCTGGCGTATTTGATCGACATCACCGCGCAGCGAGTGGCCCAAGAGGCCGTGGTTGAGGGCGAGCACGCTTTGCAAGAGGCCAATGACGATTTGCGCGGACAAGTGGAGTTGTACGAAGAAACCGAAAAGCTGGCCCAAGCAGGTCATTGGATCGTGCCCCAGGGCCATTCCAATCCGCGGTGGTCCCGGGGCCTGTTTCAGATGGCACGCATCCCATGGACTGAAAAGATAGGCCCTGATGTGTGGGAAGCCGGCCTGCACAAAGAAGACCGGGCGAACTATCTCGCGGCGCGCGAGGCCATGGATGGCCGGTTGGCAGAATTCCGGTGGACTTGCCGCGATGGAGATGTGCGCTGGTGGCGCAGCCGCATGCACCGTTACCACCGTCAGGATGGCAGCTATGTGGACTTCGGTGTGGTCCAAGACTTTACCGAAGAGGCATTGGCCGAGCAGGTGCTGCAGCAGCGTTTGGACGTGATTCAGCGCTTGACCAGCCGTTTGCCGGAGATGGTGTTTCAGTTCGAGATGTTCACCCGCGACAGCGGTCGCTTTGTGTTTGTGAGCGATGCGTGCAGTGACATTTTTGGCGTAACTCCGGAGGAGGCGCGTGCCAACCCCGCCAACGTGTTCCGTTTGGTGCATAGCGATGACATCATCCAAACGCTGAAGTCCATGAACGCCGCGGCGTCCGACGGGATGACCTGGGCCCAGGAGTTCCGTATCCGACGCAAGGATGGCACGGTGCGCAGCTTGTTTGGCAAAGCGATTGTTTTTCTGGAGCCCACGGGCCGCTTTAATGCGTATGGCTCTCTGACCGATGTGACGGAGCACAAGGCCTCGCTGGCGGTGCTTCAGGAGAGCGAAGCCCGGTTCCGAGCGCTGACGGAGCTCTCCTCCGATTGGTACTGGGAGCAGGATACTGACCACCGCTTCATTCGTTTTGACGGCGCCTTGCAGGCCGGCAAGACCAAAACAGGGGAGCGGAATATCGGGCTGACCCGATGGGATGCCGGTGCGATCAACATGACAGACGCTGATTGGCAAGCCCATCGCGCCCTGCTGGATGCGAGGCTGCCTTTCTATGAGCTGGAGCTGTGTGACCACGATGCGGACGGCGTAGTGTTTTGGATCTCTGTCAGCGGCGCTCCCATTTTTGATTCGCATGGCGTGTTCAAGGGCTACCGGGGCATCGGACGGAGCATTACCGAGCGCAAGGCGGACGAAGCCAAGATTGAGCGGCTCGCCTTTTACGATGTGCTCACCGACCTGCCGAACCGCAGGTTGCTGCAAGACCACTTGCAGTACGCAGTGGCGGCCTGCGCCCGCGGGCGCCTGCACGGGGCATTGCTGTTCATTGACCTGGACAACTTCAAAGACCTCAATGACACCCGGGGGCACGATGTCGGCGACCGGCTGCTCACCCTGGTTGCCAGGCGCCTGCAGGCCTGCGTCCGTGAATCGGACACGGTGGCCCGCCTGGGTGGGGATGAGTTCATTGTTCTGTTGCAGGACCTCGATGGCACAGCAGCCCAAGCGGGTCTCCAAGCCGAAGCGGTGGGGCAAAAAATCCTGCTCCAGTTGAATGCCCCGTATGACCTGCCCGGTGGCCCGCACCACAGCACCCCCAGTCTGGGCATTGTGCTGATTCACGGGCAGCGCCAGTCGGTGGATGAGCTGCTCAAGCAAGCCGACTTGGCAATGTACGAGGCCAAAGCGGCGGGCCGTAATACGCTGCGGTTTTTCGATCCGGCCATGCAGTTGATGGTGGCCCAGCGCGCCGAGCTGGAGTCGGACCTGCGCCTCGGGTTGAAGCGCGGTGAGTTGATGTTGTATTACCAGCCCGTGGTGGATGCGAACAGAGCTGTGGTGGGTGCTGAGGCGCTGTTGCGCTGGCTCCATCCGGGGCGCGGTCTGGTGTCACCCTTGGAGTTTGTGCCTTTGGCAGAGCAGACCGGCTTGATCATTCCGGTGGGTGTGTGGGTGTTGCAAACCGCGTGCGCGCAGCTGGCGCAATGGGCGTCAGACCCTTTGACCGCCCACCTGACCGTTGCGGTGAATGTGAGCGCCCGTCAGTTCCGCCAGGATGAATTTGTGTCTCAAGTGCAGGGCGCGCTCCAGCAAACCGGAGCCGACCCCAAGCTACTCAAGCTCGAGTTGACGGAGAGTCTGCTGCTTACCGACACCCAGGATGCCATCATGAAAATGGCCGCCCTCAGAAGCCTGGGCGTGCGCTTTGCGCTGGATGATTTTGGAACCGGCTATTCATCACTGTCGTACTTGAAAATGCTGCCCTTGCAGCAGCTCAAAATCGACCAGTCATTTGTGCGGGATGTACTCACCGACCACAACGATGCGGCTATTGCCCGCACGGTGCTCGCCTTGGGGCGAAGCCTCGGCTTTGATGTGGTGGCCGAGGGGGTGGAAACCGAGGGGCAGCGCCAGTTCCTGCTGGATCAGGGCTGCACCTTGTTTCAGGGGTATCTGTTCGGTCGACCGGTGCCGGTGGCCGAGTTTCGCTTCAATTAA